The following proteins come from a genomic window of Mariniflexile sp. TRM1-10:
- the tsaE gene encoding tRNA (adenosine(37)-N6)-threonylcarbamoyltransferase complex ATPase subunit type 1 TsaE, which produces MTLEIDYQLIDLDTVVKQLLKKLKTKTILLYGDMGVGKTTLIKKLVKELGSHDEVSSPTFSIVNEYELKNDKIFHFDLYRIKNLEEAYNFGIEDYLDSNHWILIEWPDVVKPILNNDFDMIYLELCSKNSRKLTIKN; this is translated from the coding sequence GTGACGTTGGAAATAGATTATCAACTAATTGATTTAGATACTGTTGTAAAACAACTATTAAAAAAGTTAAAAACCAAAACCATCTTATTATATGGTGATATGGGTGTTGGAAAAACGACTTTAATAAAGAAATTAGTAAAAGAATTAGGGAGTCATGATGAGGTGAGTAGTCCAACGTTTTCTATTGTTAATGAATATGAATTAAAAAATGATAAAATCTTTCATTTTGATTTGTATCGGATTAAAAATTTAGAAGAAGCCTATAATTTTGGTATTGAAGATTATTTAGATTCCAATCATTGGATTTTAATAGAATGGCCAGATGTGGTAAAACCTATTTTAAACAATGATTTTGACATGATATATTTAGAGTTATGCTCTAAAAATAGTAGAAAATTAACTATAAAGAATTAA
- the efp gene encoding elongation factor P — MANTSDIRNGLCIRYNNDIYKIIEFLHVKPGKGPAFVRTKMKSVTNGKVLDNTFSAGHKLEDVRVETHKFQFLYNDGEYYHFMNTEDYTQIQLRESALDSPGLMKEGEIVTVIINAEDNMPLSVEMPASVILEVTATEPGVKGNTATNATKPATVETGAIVNVPLFINEGDKIKVETEKGTYKERVKE, encoded by the coding sequence ATGGCAAATACAAGTGATATTAGAAACGGATTATGTATTAGGTATAATAACGACATCTATAAAATCATAGAATTTTTACATGTAAAACCAGGTAAAGGCCCTGCGTTTGTGAGAACAAAAATGAAAAGTGTTACCAACGGAAAAGTGCTGGACAACACCTTTTCTGCTGGACATAAATTAGAGGATGTACGTGTTGAAACCCACAAATTTCAATTTTTATACAATGATGGTGAATATTATCATTTTATGAATACGGAAGATTACACGCAAATTCAACTTCGAGAATCTGCTTTAGATAGTCCGGGCTTAATGAAAGAAGGTGAGATAGTTACCGTAATCATAAACGCCGAAGATAATATGCCGCTTTCTGTAGAAATGCCCGCAAGTGTTATTTTAGAAGTAACAGCTACCGAGCCAGGTGTTAAAGGTAATACCGCTACCAATGCAACAAAACCAGCAACGGTTGAAACAGGCGCTATTGTTAACGTACCATTATTTATTAACGAAGGCGATAAAATTAAGGTAGAAACTGAAAAAGGAACTTACAAAGAACGCGTAAAAGAGTAA
- a CDS encoding T9SS response regulator signal transducer PorX, protein MNTIKILWVDDEIDLLKPHILFLQQRNYTVTTCKSGTEAIETLESENFDIVFLDENMPGLTGLETLNEIKEKQDNLPVVMITKSEEEYIMEEAIGNKIADYLIKPVNPNQILLSIKKNLDHSRLVSEKTTSNYQQEFRKIAMDLAMVNSYEEWVSLYQKLIYWELQLENIEDAGMFEILESQKNEANIHFGKYIEKNYAKWFQKNTEAPIMSHTLFKEKVVPELSKDQPTLLVVVDNLRYDQWKVFEPIINNHYKKEKEEAFFSILPTATQYARNAIFSGLMPSEMEKLFPQYWKNDTDEGGKNLHEEDFLKTQTKRLGLNHLTYEFHKITNLKSGKRLVENFKTLKNNDLTVIVYNFVDMLSHSKTEMEVVKELASNDKAYRSLTLSWFKNSPLLEMIQQAQQLGFKLILTTDHGTINVKNPSKVIGDRDTSLNLRYKTGRSLTYESKDVLVFKDPKEVHLPSINMSSSYIFAKSDLFFAYPNNYNHYVSYFRNTYQHGGVSLEEMIIPFAVFNPR, encoded by the coding sequence ATGAATACAATAAAAATACTTTGGGTAGATGATGAAATTGATTTATTGAAACCCCATATATTATTCCTGCAACAACGAAACTATACCGTTACGACCTGCAAAAGTGGTACGGAAGCTATCGAAACCCTTGAAAGCGAAAATTTTGATATTGTTTTTTTAGATGAAAATATGCCGGGACTTACAGGTCTTGAAACTTTAAACGAAATAAAGGAGAAACAAGACAACCTGCCTGTTGTAATGATCACAAAAAGTGAGGAAGAATATATTATGGAAGAAGCAATTGGCAACAAAATAGCCGATTACCTAATAAAACCCGTAAATCCAAACCAAATTCTTTTAAGTATCAAGAAGAATTTAGACCATTCGAGACTTGTTTCAGAGAAAACAACATCCAACTACCAACAAGAGTTTAGAAAAATAGCCATGGATTTAGCCATGGTTAATTCTTATGAAGAATGGGTAAGTCTTTACCAAAAGTTGATTTATTGGGAACTCCAACTTGAAAATATTGAAGATGCAGGCATGTTTGAGATTCTGGAATCCCAAAAAAATGAAGCAAACATTCATTTTGGTAAGTATATCGAGAAAAACTATGCGAAATGGTTTCAGAAAAACACGGAGGCGCCCATTATGTCGCATACACTTTTTAAAGAAAAAGTGGTGCCAGAGCTAAGTAAAGACCAGCCTACCCTATTGGTTGTTGTAGATAATTTAAGGTACGACCAGTGGAAAGTCTTTGAACCCATCATAAACAACCATTACAAAAAGGAAAAAGAAGAAGCCTTTTTTAGTATTTTACCAACAGCAACGCAATACGCTAGAAATGCTATTTTTTCCGGACTCATGCCTAGTGAGATGGAAAAGCTTTTTCCTCAATATTGGAAAAATGACACTGATGAAGGGGGGAAAAATTTACATGAAGAAGATTTTCTAAAAACACAAACCAAGCGCCTGGGATTAAACCATTTAACTTATGAGTTTCATAAAATAACCAATTTAAAATCAGGAAAAAGATTGGTTGAAAACTTCAAAACCTTAAAGAATAACGATTTAACCGTTATTGTCTATAACTTTGTAGACATGCTTTCACACTCGAAAACCGAAATGGAAGTCGTAAAGGAATTAGCATCTAATGATAAAGCATACCGCTCGTTAACGTTAAGTTGGTTTAAAAACTCGCCCTTATTGGAAATGATTCAACAGGCACAACAATTAGGTTTTAAGTTGATACTCACTACAGACCATGGCACTATCAACGTCAAAAACCCTTCAAAAGTTATTGGAGATAGAGACACCAGTTTAAACCTGCGTTACAAAACCGGTCGTAGCCTCACCTATGAAAGTAAAGACGTTTTGGTTTTTAAAGACCCTAAAGAAGTACATTTACCTTCAATAAACATGAGCAGCTCTTATATTTTTGCAAAAAGCGACCTGTTCTTTGCCTACCCTAACAACTATAATCATTATGTAAGTTACTTTAGAAACACCTATCAGCACGGTGGTGTTTCCTTAGAAGAAATGATCATTCCATTTGCTGTTTTCAATCCAAGATAA
- the lpxD gene encoding UDP-3-O-(3-hydroxymyristoyl)glucosamine N-acyltransferase — protein sequence MKFTAQQIAGILDGDVVGNPNAEVSKLSKIEEGFEGSLTFLANPKYTPHIYSTKASITIVNKTFVPENALKTTLIKVDDAYLAFSKILEYYNSIKLSKVGIEQPSYISESAHYGDAVYIGAFSYISDHVKIGNHVKIFPNTYIGENVVIGDNTIIFSGAKIYSETIIGHTCVINSGVIIGSDGFGFAPNEKGGYNKIPQTGNVIIEDYVDIGAVTTIDRATMGSTIIREGAKLDNHIQIAHNVEIGKNTVIAAQSGVAGSTKIGNNCQIGGQVGIAGHVTIGNNVKIQAQSGIARNVKDNEVLQGSPALALADYNKSYVHFKNLPKIVRNINDLEKNKWE from the coding sequence GTGAAATTTACAGCACAACAAATAGCAGGGATTTTAGATGGTGATGTTGTAGGAAATCCAAATGCTGAAGTATCAAAACTTTCTAAAATTGAAGAAGGTTTTGAAGGTTCTTTAACGTTTTTGGCAAACCCGAAATACACCCCCCATATATATAGTACCAAAGCTTCAATTACTATTGTAAACAAAACCTTTGTTCCTGAAAATGCCCTTAAAACAACCTTAATTAAAGTTGATGATGCGTATTTAGCCTTTTCAAAGATTCTTGAATATTACAATTCTATAAAACTTAGTAAAGTGGGTATTGAGCAACCTTCTTATATTTCAGAGTCTGCCCATTATGGCGACGCAGTTTATATTGGGGCCTTTTCATATATAAGCGATCATGTTAAAATAGGAAATCATGTTAAGATATTTCCAAATACGTATATTGGAGAAAATGTGGTTATTGGTGATAACACCATCATTTTTTCTGGAGCAAAAATTTACTCAGAAACCATTATAGGTCATACCTGTGTTATAAATTCCGGTGTTATTATTGGATCGGATGGTTTTGGTTTTGCACCAAATGAAAAAGGAGGCTACAACAAAATTCCACAAACAGGGAATGTTATTATTGAGGATTATGTCGATATTGGCGCTGTAACAACTATTGATAGAGCGACTATGGGGTCCACGATTATCCGGGAAGGTGCCAAGTTAGATAATCATATTCAAATTGCACACAATGTTGAAATTGGTAAAAACACTGTAATTGCAGCGCAATCGGGTGTTGCTGGCTCCACTAAAATTGGGAATAACTGTCAAATTGGGGGGCAAGTGGGTATCGCCGGACATGTCACTATTGGTAATAATGTAAAAATCCAAGCGCAATCTGGCATTGCAAGAAATGTAAAAGATAACGAAGTGCTTCAAGGCTCTCCGGCACTTGCATTAGCTGACTATAATAAATCGTACGTTCACTTTAAGAACTTACCTAAGATTGTTAGAAATATTAATGATTTAGAGAAAAATAAATGGGAATAG
- a CDS encoding UDP-3-O-(3-hydroxymyristoyl)glucosamine N-acyltransferase encodes MKFPNPHTLKQIAQLIDCSFVGSDNFPVLGMNEIHVVEPGDIVFVDHPKYYDKALNSAATIVLINKEVDCPDGKALLISDDPFRDFNKLSDHFKPFNIATSNISDSAIIGANSVIQPNCFIGHHVVIGEGCTIHSNVSIYDDAVIGNHVTIHSGTVLGANAFYYKKRPEGFDRLKSCGRVVIEDHVDIGANCTIDRGVTGDTTIKEGSKLDNQIQIGHDTVIGKKCLIASQVGIAGCVVVEDEVTIWGQVGCTSGVTIGKKAVVHAQTGISKSLEGHKTYWGTPAQEARAEMKEMANIKQIPDILQFIKSKK; translated from the coding sequence ATGAAGTTTCCCAACCCCCATACCTTAAAACAAATTGCTCAATTAATTGATTGCAGTTTTGTTGGTAGCGATAACTTCCCTGTATTGGGAATGAACGAAATCCATGTTGTAGAACCTGGTGATATTGTGTTTGTCGATCATCCCAAGTATTACGATAAAGCGTTGAATTCTGCAGCTACTATTGTCTTAATTAATAAAGAAGTAGATTGTCCTGACGGAAAAGCATTATTAATTAGCGATGATCCTTTTAGGGATTTCAATAAACTTTCCGACCATTTTAAACCATTCAATATTGCTACTAGCAATATTTCCGATTCTGCCATCATTGGAGCTAATTCAGTAATACAGCCCAATTGTTTTATTGGACATCATGTGGTCATTGGAGAGGGGTGCACTATACATTCCAACGTGAGTATTTACGATGATGCTGTTATTGGTAATCATGTGACTATTCATTCAGGAACTGTTTTAGGTGCCAATGCTTTTTATTACAAAAAAAGACCAGAAGGTTTTGATCGGTTAAAATCTTGCGGACGTGTAGTTATTGAAGACCATGTCGATATTGGCGCTAATTGTACCATTGATAGAGGTGTTACAGGCGATACGACCATAAAAGAAGGTTCTAAATTAGATAATCAAATACAAATTGGGCACGATACCGTTATAGGTAAAAAGTGTTTAATCGCGTCACAAGTTGGCATTGCCGGCTGTGTTGTTGTAGAGGATGAAGTGACCATTTGGGGGCAAGTAGGCTGCACAAGTGGTGTAACCATTGGCAAAAAAGCGGTAGTTCATGCACAAACAGGTATTAGTAAATCATTGGAGGGTCATAAAACCTATTGGGGAACACCAGCACAAGAAGCTAGAGCTGAAATGAAAGAGATGGCAAACATCAAACAAATACCCGATATATTACAGTTTATAAAATCTAAAAAATAA
- the lpxA gene encoding acyl-ACP--UDP-N-acetylglucosamine O-acyltransferase: protein MNQPLAYVHPGAKIAKNVVIEPFTTIYNNVTIGEGTWIGSNVTIMEGARIGKNCSIFPGSVISAVPQDLKYNDEETTVEIGDNVTIRECVTINRGTADRMKTVIGNNCLIMAYCHIAHDCIVGNNCIFSNNSTLAGHITIGDYVVLAGMTAVHQFVSVGNHAFVTGGSLVRKDVPPFVKAAREPLSYVGINSVGLRRRGYSTEKIREIQNIYRILYQKNYNNTQATEIMEAEMEATPERDEILQFIKDSQRGIMKGYFKSN from the coding sequence ATGAATCAACCACTCGCTTACGTGCATCCAGGTGCTAAAATTGCAAAAAATGTTGTAATAGAGCCTTTCACCACCATATATAATAACGTAACTATAGGTGAAGGCACTTGGATAGGTAGCAATGTTACCATTATGGAAGGTGCTCGCATAGGTAAAAATTGCAGTATTTTCCCTGGTTCAGTCATTTCAGCTGTTCCACAAGACTTAAAATATAACGATGAAGAAACGACTGTAGAAATAGGTGACAATGTAACTATTAGAGAATGCGTTACTATTAACAGAGGTACGGCAGATAGAATGAAAACAGTTATTGGCAACAATTGTTTAATTATGGCGTATTGCCATATTGCGCACGATTGTATCGTCGGTAATAACTGTATTTTCTCTAATAACAGCACACTCGCAGGACATATAACCATTGGCGATTATGTGGTTTTAGCTGGTATGACAGCTGTTCACCAATTTGTATCGGTGGGAAACCACGCCTTTGTAACAGGTGGGTCTTTGGTTCGTAAAGATGTACCGCCTTTTGTTAAAGCTGCTAGAGAACCTTTATCCTATGTTGGTATAAATTCTGTTGGGTTAAGACGACGTGGCTATTCAACTGAAAAGATTAGGGAAATTCAGAATATATATAGAATTCTATACCAAAAAAATTACAACAATACACAAGCGACCGAAATCATGGAGGCCGAAATGGAAGCCACTCCAGAGCGTGATGAAATCCTTCAATTTATAAAAGACTCGCAACGTGGTATTATGAAAGGGTATTTTAAATCCAATTAA
- a CDS encoding HD domain-containing protein, with amino-acid sequence MNKLKILNDPIYGFITIPNSLIFDLIQHKYFQRLRRITQMGMSYLVYPGAHHTRFHHAIGCVYLMQRTVNVLRFKGVAISNEEETGLYAAILLHDIGHGPFSHAMEHSIVETVSHEQISLLFMERLNEEFNGSLTLAIKIFKGEYPRKFMCQLISGQFDMDRADYLKRDSFYTGVAEGNVNSERLITMLHVVNDELVVEEKGIYSVEKFLIARRFMYWQVYLHKTALAAEQLLIRVLQRAKELHNNHHTLEASKPLLYFLENKISIDDFNEKTLAIFSQLDDFDIISAMKHWQFDSDFVLSHLCEMIINRNLLTIKLKNKPVKEKDLQKHLDKLVSKYGITESEAAYFVFKGSISNQAYQNNHKGINILHKSGKVQDIVKVSDQLNLKALSKPVTKYYICYPKEVIAN; translated from the coding sequence TTGAACAAACTTAAAATATTAAACGACCCAATTTACGGATTTATTACGATTCCTAATTCCCTTATTTTCGATTTAATACAACATAAATATTTTCAGCGTCTAAGAAGAATTACGCAAATGGGGATGTCTTATTTAGTATATCCAGGGGCGCATCATACCCGGTTTCATCATGCCATTGGCTGTGTGTATTTAATGCAAAGAACCGTTAATGTACTTCGTTTTAAGGGAGTAGCCATTTCCAACGAAGAAGAAACGGGTTTATATGCCGCTATTTTATTGCACGATATTGGCCATGGTCCTTTCTCCCACGCCATGGAACATAGTATTGTTGAAACCGTATCCCATGAGCAAATTTCCTTGCTTTTTATGGAACGTTTAAATGAAGAATTTAACGGAAGTTTAACGCTTGCCATTAAAATTTTTAAAGGAGAATACCCCAGAAAGTTTATGTGTCAACTTATTTCAGGGCAGTTTGACATGGATAGAGCCGATTATTTAAAACGTGATAGTTTTTACACAGGTGTTGCAGAAGGCAATGTGAATAGCGAACGATTAATTACCATGTTACATGTAGTGAACGATGAATTAGTGGTGGAAGAGAAAGGCATTTACAGTGTAGAGAAATTCCTTATAGCCAGACGTTTTATGTATTGGCAAGTATATTTGCACAAAACAGCATTGGCTGCCGAACAATTATTAATTCGCGTGTTACAACGCGCCAAAGAGCTACACAACAATCACCATACATTGGAAGCAAGCAAACCTTTGTTATATTTTTTGGAAAATAAAATTTCCATAGATGATTTTAATGAAAAAACACTCGCTATTTTTTCCCAATTGGATGATTTTGATATTATTTCTGCCATGAAGCATTGGCAATTTGATTCCGATTTTGTGTTGAGTCACTTATGTGAAATGATAATCAACAGAAATTTGCTTACTATTAAATTAAAGAACAAACCTGTCAAAGAAAAAGATTTACAAAAGCATCTGGATAAGTTGGTTTCAAAATACGGCATTACAGAAAGCGAAGCCGCCTATTTTGTGTTTAAGGGCAGTATTTCAAACCAGGCATACCAAAACAACCATAAAGGCATCAATATATTGCATAAATCAGGTAAGGTTCAAGATATCGTTAAAGTATCCGATCAGCTTAATTTAAAGGCTTTGTCAAAACCCGTAACGAAATACTATATATGTTACCCAAAAGAGGTAATAGCCAATTGA
- the sucD gene encoding succinate--CoA ligase subunit alpha: protein MSVLVNKNSKIIVQGFTGSEGTFHASQMIEYGTNVVGGVTPGKGGQTHLDKPVFDTVKDAVEQVGADTTIIFVPPAFAADAIMEAADAGIKVIITITEGIPVADMITASNYIKNKECRLIGPNCPGVITPGEAKVGIMPGFVFKKGTVGIVSKSGTLTYEAADQVVKQGLGITTAIGIGGDPIIGTTTKEAVELLINDPETEVVVMIGEIGGQLEADAANWYKASGSKKPIVGFIAGETAPAGRTMGHAGAIVGGSDDTAQAKKKIMRACGIHVVDSPAEIGKKVAEVLA from the coding sequence ATGAGTGTTTTAGTAAACAAAAATTCAAAAATAATAGTTCAAGGATTTACAGGTAGTGAAGGAACGTTTCATGCAAGTCAAATGATTGAATACGGAACGAACGTTGTAGGTGGCGTTACACCGGGAAAAGGTGGTCAAACACATTTAGATAAGCCTGTATTCGATACAGTAAAAGATGCTGTAGAGCAAGTTGGGGCAGATACAACCATTATATTTGTACCACCTGCTTTTGCTGCCGATGCTATTATGGAAGCTGCTGATGCAGGTATTAAAGTGATCATCACAATTACTGAAGGTATTCCAGTTGCCGACATGATAACAGCTTCAAATTATATAAAAAATAAAGAGTGTCGTTTAATTGGACCAAACTGTCCGGGAGTTATCACGCCAGGTGAAGCCAAAGTTGGTATTATGCCAGGGTTTGTTTTCAAAAAAGGCACGGTAGGTATCGTTTCTAAATCAGGAACGTTAACTTATGAAGCGGCAGACCAAGTTGTAAAACAAGGCTTAGGAATCACAACGGCTATTGGTATTGGTGGCGATCCAATTATTGGAACGACGACTAAAGAAGCAGTAGAGCTGTTAATTAACGACCCAGAAACAGAAGTGGTTGTTATGATTGGTGAAATAGGAGGTCAGTTAGAGGCAGACGCTGCAAACTGGTATAAAGCAAGCGGTAGCAAAAAACCAATTGTAGGATTTATTGCTGGTGAAACGGCGCCTGCAGGACGTACCATGGGGCACGCCGGTGCTATTGTTGGCGGAAGTGACGATACGGCGCAAGCAAAAAAGAAAATTATGAGAGCTTGTGGTATCCACGTGGTAGATTCTCCTGCCGAAATAGGTAAAAAAGTAGCTGAAGTTTTAGCTTAA
- a CDS encoding bifunctional UDP-3-O-[3-hydroxymyristoyl] N-acetylglucosamine deacetylase/3-hydroxyacyl-ACP dehydratase, with translation MGIVTTEIKQKTIKKEVSLTGVGLHTGKNVTLTFKPAEANTGLAFKRIDLEGMPLIEADANYVTNTQRGTCLEKNGVVIQTSEHVLAALVGLDIDNAIVELNASEPPIMDGSSKFFVEAIEKAEVVELDACREEYVITDIVSYTDEESGSEILVMPSKEYQITTMVDFGTKVLGTQNATLNQLSDFKDEISNARTFSFLHEIEMLLQHGLIKGGDLNNAIVYVDKPLSTETMEKLKVAFKKDTIAVKSNGILDNLTLHYPNEAARHKLLDVLGDLALIGTRIRGKVIANKPGHFVNTQFAKKLSKLIKNDRRNNVPNIDLNQTPLMDVNQIMAMLPHRQPFLLIDKVFELTDTYVTAQKNVTMNESFFAGHFPGAPVMPGVLIVEAMAQTGGILVLNTVPDPENYLTFFMKMDNVKFKQKVVPGDTLIFKCSLITPIRRGICHMQGYAYANGKLCAEAELMAQISKVK, from the coding sequence ATGGGAATAGTAACTACTGAAATAAAACAAAAAACCATAAAAAAAGAAGTTTCTTTAACAGGTGTTGGTTTACATACAGGAAAAAATGTAACATTAACATTTAAACCTGCGGAAGCCAATACAGGATTAGCTTTTAAGCGTATTGATTTAGAGGGTATGCCTCTTATTGAAGCAGATGCCAATTATGTAACAAATACACAACGTGGTACTTGCTTAGAGAAGAATGGGGTTGTTATACAAACTTCTGAGCATGTATTGGCAGCTTTGGTTGGTTTGGATATTGATAATGCTATTGTAGAACTTAATGCTTCCGAACCTCCAATAATGGATGGGTCATCTAAATTTTTTGTTGAAGCTATAGAAAAAGCCGAAGTTGTAGAACTTGATGCTTGTAGAGAAGAATACGTAATAACAGATATTGTTTCATATACTGATGAAGAATCAGGCAGTGAAATATTAGTGATGCCTTCAAAAGAATACCAAATTACGACTATGGTAGATTTTGGCACGAAGGTTTTAGGGACCCAAAACGCGACCCTCAATCAACTTTCAGATTTTAAAGATGAAATTTCCAATGCACGTACCTTTAGCTTTTTGCACGAAATTGAAATGCTTCTTCAACATGGATTGATTAAAGGAGGTGATTTAAATAACGCCATCGTTTATGTTGATAAACCATTATCAACCGAAACCATGGAAAAACTTAAAGTAGCCTTTAAAAAAGACACTATTGCCGTAAAATCAAACGGCATATTGGACAATCTAACATTACATTACCCAAACGAAGCAGCTAGGCATAAACTTTTGGATGTTTTAGGAGATTTAGCTCTTATAGGTACCAGGATACGAGGCAAAGTGATAGCCAATAAACCGGGGCATTTTGTAAACACACAATTTGCTAAAAAACTTTCAAAACTTATAAAGAACGACCGTCGCAATAATGTGCCAAATATCGATTTGAACCAAACGCCTTTAATGGATGTAAACCAAATTATGGCCATGTTGCCACACCGCCAACCATTTTTGCTGATAGATAAAGTTTTCGAACTTACAGATACTTATGTCACTGCTCAAAAAAATGTGACCATGAACGAATCATTTTTCGCCGGTCATTTTCCTGGGGCTCCTGTAATGCCGGGGGTTTTAATTGTAGAAGCTATGGCGCAAACGGGTGGTATTTTAGTTTTAAATACCGTTCCAGATCCAGAAAATTATCTGACGTTTTTCATGAAAATGGACAATGTTAAGTTCAAACAAAAAGTAGTACCGGGCGATACTTTAATTTTTAAATGTTCGTTAATAACACCAATTCGCCGAGGTATTTGCCATATGCAAGGTTATGCATACGCGAATGGTAAACTTTGTGCAGAGGCAGAACTTATGGCACAAATATCTAAAGTAAAATAA